From a region of the Janthinobacterium sp. 61 genome:
- a CDS encoding YihY/virulence factor BrkB family protein — MINRHASTYILSHPLAFALQVLKGFRANQGLLLAGAVAYYSLLSIVPLLMLVVVALSHVIAQDELLQTIGHYLEWLVPGQSKAIVAEVAHFLNNRGVIGWLLLLTMLFFSSLAFTVLENAMSVIFIHRVAIRRRHFLISAVLPYCYILCLGVGILLITLVAGGLQVMGEESVRFLRHDWGLEGVSGVLLYLLGLGGEILVLSSIYLVMPVGRLSITHALIGGVTAALLWEIARHVLVWYFSTLSQVNVVYGSMTTAIVVMFSLEIGATLLLLGAQVISEYERVARGGEEDKPLALRT, encoded by the coding sequence ATGATCAACCGCCACGCCAGTACCTACATCCTCAGCCATCCGCTGGCCTTCGCGCTGCAGGTGCTGAAGGGATTCCGCGCCAACCAGGGCTTGCTGCTGGCGGGCGCCGTCGCGTATTACTCGCTGCTGTCCATCGTGCCCCTGCTGATGCTGGTGGTGGTGGCCCTGTCGCACGTAATCGCGCAGGACGAATTGCTGCAAACCATAGGCCATTACCTGGAGTGGCTGGTGCCGGGGCAATCGAAGGCCATCGTGGCGGAAGTCGCGCATTTCCTCAATAACCGGGGCGTGATCGGCTGGCTGCTGCTGCTGACCATGCTGTTTTTCAGTTCCTTGGCGTTTACCGTGCTGGAAAACGCCATGAGCGTGATTTTCATTCACCGCGTGGCCATCCGCCGCCGCCATTTCCTCATTTCCGCGGTGCTGCCGTACTGCTACATCCTGTGCCTGGGCGTGGGCATCTTGCTCATTACCCTGGTGGCGGGCGGCCTGCAGGTGATGGGCGAGGAAAGCGTGCGCTTCTTGCGCCATGACTGGGGCCTGGAAGGCGTGTCAGGCGTGCTGCTGTACTTGCTCGGGCTGGGAGGGGAAATCCTCGTATTGAGCTCGATTTACCTGGTCATGCCCGTCGGGCGGCTGTCGATCACGCATGCGCTGATCGGCGGCGTGACGGCGGCCCTGCTGTGGGAAATCGCCCGCCATGTGCTGGTCTGGTATTTTTCCACTTTGTCGCAGGTCAATGTCGTGTATGGTTCGATGACGACGGCCATCGTCGTCATGTTCAGCCTGGAAATCGGCGCCACCCTGCTGCTGCTGGGCGCGCAAGTGATTTCCGAGTACGAAAGAGTGGCCCGTGGCGGCGAAGAGGACAAGCCGCTGGCGCTAAGGACTTGA
- a CDS encoding LD-carboxypeptidase: MSSQTNLSRRRFGGVLAATLGAAGTPAWAAATQGKGKRMQQQHALIKPARLRDGDLVAIIAPGGFTDEDAIAKAVRNIESLGLRASLGTNIRAVHGNYAGTVQQRLDDLHGAFADPEVKAIWAIRGGSGCISLLALLDYALIQRNPKVLVGYSDITALHLAIGRQTGLVTFHGPVASSTFSEYTVTQLRNVLMTPQDSYTIPMALDNHRRAQTQPNFAIRTVHGGQATGRLTGGNLCMVSALAGTPYAADFREHILFLEEINEVPYRIDRMLCQLDLSIGFKHAAALMLGIFEHCEAAEGDTALTLDATLDQHLLPLTVPAVSGYSFGHIRHQFTIPMGILATLDADRQTLTLLEPAVC, encoded by the coding sequence ATGTCCAGTCAGACCAATCTCAGCCGGCGCCGCTTCGGCGGCGTACTGGCCGCCACTCTGGGGGCGGCAGGCACACCGGCGTGGGCGGCGGCCACGCAAGGGAAGGGCAAACGCATGCAACAGCAACACGCATTGATCAAACCGGCGCGCCTGCGCGACGGCGACTTGGTGGCCATCATCGCACCGGGCGGTTTTACGGATGAGGATGCCATCGCCAAGGCGGTGCGCAATATCGAATCGCTGGGCTTGCGCGCCAGCCTGGGCACCAACATCCGCGCCGTGCACGGCAACTATGCGGGCACGGTGCAGCAGCGCCTCGACGATCTGCATGGGGCTTTCGCCGATCCCGAGGTCAAGGCGATCTGGGCCATCCGTGGCGGCTCCGGCTGCATCTCGCTGCTGGCGCTGCTCGACTACGCCTTGATCCAGCGCAATCCGAAAGTGCTGGTCGGCTATTCCGACATCACGGCCCTGCACCTGGCCATCGGACGCCAGACGGGCCTGGTGACCTTCCACGGCCCCGTGGCCTCGTCCACGTTTTCCGAGTACACGGTGACGCAGCTGCGCAATGTGCTGATGACGCCGCAAGACAGTTACACGATCCCGATGGCGCTGGACAACCACCGCCGTGCGCAGACGCAGCCCAACTTCGCCATCCGCACCGTGCATGGCGGTCAGGCGACGGGACGCTTGACGGGCGGCAACCTGTGCATGGTCAGCGCGCTGGCCGGCACACCGTATGCGGCCGATTTCCGCGAGCATATTTTGTTCCTCGAAGAAATCAATGAAGTGCCATACCGCATCGACCGCATGCTGTGCCAGCTCGACCTGTCCATCGGTTTCAAGCATGCGGCGGCATTGATGCTGGGCATCTTCGAGCATTGCGAGGCGGCCGAGGGCGATACCGCGCTGACCCTGGATGCCACCCTGGACCAGCATCTGCTGCCATTGACGGTGCCGGCCGTCAGCGGCTATTCGTTTGGCCACATCCGCCACCAGTTCACCATACCGATGGGTATATTGGCGACCCTGGATGCGGACCGGCAAACCTTGACCTTGCTGGAGCCGGCCGTCTGCTAG
- a CDS encoding TonB-dependent receptor, whose product MKLKKLAQLVALMGVVGPVMAQEAAAPALQRVEVTGSSIKRVAKEGALPVQVITFDQIEKQGITSTEQLVRTLSANGTGADNMTSGNNVFGADADRVSGGASFASLRGLGPSSTLVLLNGRRIATHGASGKSVDLNSIPLGAISRVEILKDGASAIYGTDAIGGVINFILKTNYSGVEASVSTNDTQAGGGATRRASLLAGTGSLESDRYNIMASLTVDKAERLNGSDRSFVNGFQPGRGLSPDTTGTPYANQLSGAGTALGASFQLPGDATKYLQANPLSFQGKCDTVAGMSQYQTELWKDVTSPLRTRYSCAYDYGADYVLQFPVERANLLSRGTFQLAPDHRMFVEVLGSRTKATAILTPMQVQATVANKNLYPVGGAYYQDLSAYIPTFDKTKPISYKWRANDVGNRTQENTTDNARVLVGFEGNFGKWDYKAGISRAESSTKTKLTDGYSYTDKLYAALATGIINPWVGAGQSQTEAAKQLIESTKFRGDFQHGKTTLTQIDGSVSGELFQLPAGALAMAAGFDLRREGYSFGQDVDAIQILLAPGNAALKDASRTVKAVYAELLVPVTKDLEMQLAIRRDDYSLVGATTNPKVAFRYQPADFLLFRGSASKGFLAPSFQQLYSGSLSQELPNGVVDQEGCAKHPGVPEYCAIDRLDYKTGGNTNLKPETSKQGSVGFVIEPFKGYSASFDYWAINTKDRILNRTPQIVLANYQALNQYIHRNPDGTIEYVQAGWINAAGSRVRGLDVGLRGEGKIQDAKWTATLDGTYMDSFKFAEYQGQEYQELVGKFYTRDLYLRWKHNASFGVSRGDWSGLLIQSFSSGYKDQLPNGGKGTPPPGFKPDVSSYTTYNLSGTYTGFKDTTITVGIQNLFDRDPPFTAHNVDEVVGAGWDPRVADPRGRSLSFQLKYKFM is encoded by the coding sequence GTGAAATTGAAGAAGCTAGCGCAGTTGGTGGCATTGATGGGGGTGGTGGGGCCGGTAATGGCACAGGAAGCGGCGGCGCCAGCGCTGCAACGGGTCGAAGTCACGGGCAGCAGTATCAAGCGCGTGGCCAAGGAAGGCGCGCTGCCGGTGCAAGTCATCACCTTTGACCAGATCGAAAAACAGGGCATCACGTCGACCGAGCAATTGGTGCGCACCTTGTCGGCGAACGGCACGGGCGCCGATAACATGACGTCGGGCAATAACGTGTTTGGCGCCGATGCCGACCGCGTCAGTGGTGGCGCCTCGTTCGCCTCGCTGCGCGGCCTGGGACCGTCGAGCACCCTGGTGCTGTTGAACGGCCGCCGCATCGCCACGCACGGCGCCAGCGGCAAGTCGGTCGACCTGAACTCGATCCCGCTGGGCGCGATTTCGCGCGTGGAAATCCTCAAGGATGGCGCCTCGGCGATCTATGGCACGGACGCCATCGGCGGCGTGATCAATTTCATTCTGAAAACCAATTACAGCGGCGTGGAAGCGTCTGTCTCCACCAACGACACGCAAGCGGGCGGCGGCGCCACGCGCCGCGCTTCCCTCCTGGCCGGCACGGGTTCGCTGGAGTCGGACCGTTACAACATCATGGCCAGCCTGACCGTCGACAAGGCCGAGCGCCTGAACGGCAGCGACCGCTCCTTCGTCAACGGTTTCCAGCCGGGCCGCGGCCTGTCGCCCGATACCACGGGTACGCCGTATGCGAATCAATTGTCGGGTGCGGGCACGGCGCTGGGCGCCTCGTTCCAGCTGCCTGGCGATGCGACCAAATACCTGCAAGCCAATCCGCTGAGCTTCCAGGGCAAGTGCGACACCGTCGCCGGCATGTCGCAATACCAGACGGAACTGTGGAAAGACGTGACCTCGCCGCTGCGCACCAGGTATTCGTGCGCGTATGACTATGGCGCCGACTATGTGCTGCAATTTCCTGTCGAACGGGCCAATCTGCTGTCGCGCGGCACCTTCCAGCTGGCGCCCGACCACCGCATGTTTGTCGAAGTGCTCGGTTCACGCACCAAGGCCACGGCCATCTTGACGCCGATGCAGGTGCAGGCGACCGTCGCCAACAAGAATTTGTATCCGGTCGGTGGCGCGTATTACCAGGACCTGTCGGCCTATATCCCTACTTTCGACAAGACCAAGCCGATTTCCTACAAATGGCGCGCCAATGACGTGGGCAACCGCACGCAGGAAAACACGACCGACAATGCCCGCGTGCTGGTGGGCTTTGAAGGCAACTTCGGCAAGTGGGATTACAAGGCCGGCATTTCGCGCGCCGAAAGCAGCACCAAGACCAAGCTGACGGATGGCTATTCCTACACGGACAAGCTGTACGCGGCCCTGGCGACGGGCATCATCAATCCGTGGGTGGGCGCTGGCCAGAGCCAGACGGAAGCGGCCAAGCAATTGATCGAATCGACCAAGTTCCGTGGCGACTTCCAGCACGGCAAGACAACCCTGACGCAGATCGACGGCTCCGTGTCGGGTGAGCTGTTCCAGCTGCCGGCCGGTGCGCTGGCCATGGCGGCCGGTTTTGACTTGCGCCGCGAAGGCTACAGTTTCGGGCAGGACGTCGACGCCATCCAGATCCTGCTGGCGCCGGGGAATGCCGCATTAAAAGATGCCAGCCGTACCGTCAAGGCCGTATATGCCGAGCTGCTGGTGCCGGTCACGAAGGACCTGGAAATGCAGTTGGCCATCCGCCGCGACGATTACAGCCTGGTGGGCGCGACGACGAATCCGAAAGTGGCCTTCCGCTACCAGCCGGCCGACTTCCTGCTGTTCCGTGGTTCGGCCAGCAAGGGTTTCCTTGCGCCAAGCTTCCAGCAGCTGTATTCCGGTTCGCTGAGCCAGGAATTGCCGAACGGCGTGGTTGACCAGGAAGGCTGCGCCAAGCATCCGGGCGTGCCCGAATACTGCGCCATCGACCGCCTCGACTACAAGACGGGCGGTAATACCAATCTGAAGCCGGAAACGTCGAAGCAGGGCAGCGTCGGTTTTGTCATTGAGCCATTCAAGGGATATTCCGCCTCGTTCGACTACTGGGCCATCAATACCAAGGACCGCATCCTGAACCGCACGCCGCAAATCGTGCTGGCCAATTACCAGGCGCTGAACCAGTACATCCACCGCAATCCGGATGGCACCATCGAGTACGTGCAGGCGGGCTGGATCAATGCGGCAGGCAGCCGCGTGCGCGGCCTCGACGTGGGCTTGCGCGGCGAAGGCAAGATCCAGGACGCGAAATGGACGGCGACCCTGGACGGCACGTATATGGACAGCTTCAAGTTTGCGGAGTATCAAGGCCAGGAATACCAGGAACTGGTCGGCAAGTTTTATACGCGCGATCTGTACCTGCGCTGGAAACACAATGCCAGCTTTGGCGTGTCGCGTGGAGACTGGAGCGGCTTGCTGATCCAGAGTTTTTCGTCGGGCTACAAGGACCAGCTGCCAAATGGCGGCAAGGGCACGCCACCACCGGGCTTCAAGCCCGACGTGTCCAGCTACACCACGTATAACTTGTCGGGCACCTACACGGGCTTCAAAGATACCACCATCACCGTGGGTATCCAGAACCTGTTCGACCGCGATCCACCGTTCACCGCGCACAACGTGGATGAAGTGGTGGGCGCCGGCTGGGACCCGCGCGTGGCCGATCCGCGCGGCCGTTCGCTGTCGTTCCAGCTGAAGTACAAGTTCATGTAA
- a CDS encoding ABC transporter substrate-binding protein: MFLRKTACAAGLALLTLFTAPGIAATDVAARANKTLHLFLSTSETGLDPAVASDLASLNLMENIFDPLLRYDYLARPVQLQGNTVRGLPSVEDGGRTYTFHLQPGIFFTPDPAFKGKPREVTAQDYVYSLTRLYDPSLKSPWLFLLEDKLVGDAALKTTFSYDTPIAGLQALDKYTLRIRLNGVDPNFLFYLAMPATAVVAREVAEAYAAPGQIGNHPVGTGPFLVKEWKRSDKIVLQANPTFRATVFHTEARALAALPVDARAIAASLEGQRLPLVERIEVRIVEEYQSRMLGFLKGEFDYLEQVPESMTDMVLENGALKPALAAKGLQLTRFPVLQTYYMWMNMDDPVLGGTSKDKLALRRAIALSYNSREDIALLKKGLALPAQSPLPPNVLGYDRSYRSPVGYDPVLARALLDRFGYKAGADGFRTQPDGRPLTLTMHTEPSTVGRLRDELWRRNLNAIGLRVEFKSDKKTEIIKASRLGKVQMFETNWIADFPDGDNFMQLLYGGNVGRANYARFNLPDYNKRYEEARLLSDTPRRRSLYFDLFQLIHAYTPWVLLTHPISADLQQPWLKNYRRHPVEFTSWRYLDVDPAKGRPAGK, from the coding sequence ATGTTTTTACGCAAAACCGCCTGCGCCGCCGGCCTGGCACTGTTGACGCTGTTCACCGCACCGGGCATTGCTGCCACCGATGTGGCCGCCCGGGCGAACAAGACCCTGCACTTGTTTTTGAGCACCAGCGAGACGGGCCTGGACCCGGCCGTGGCGTCCGACCTGGCCAGCCTGAACCTGATGGAAAATATCTTCGACCCCTTGCTGCGCTACGACTACCTGGCGCGACCGGTGCAGCTGCAGGGCAATACGGTGCGGGGCTTGCCGAGCGTGGAAGATGGCGGACGCACGTATACCTTTCACTTGCAGCCCGGTATTTTCTTCACGCCCGATCCCGCCTTCAAGGGCAAGCCGCGTGAAGTGACGGCGCAGGACTATGTCTATAGCCTGACGCGGCTGTATGACCCCAGCCTGAAGTCGCCATGGCTATTCTTGCTGGAAGATAAGCTGGTGGGCGACGCGGCCCTGAAAACCACATTCAGCTACGACACGCCGATCGCCGGCTTGCAGGCGCTGGACAAATACACCCTGCGCATTCGCCTGAACGGCGTCGACCCGAATTTCCTGTTTTACCTGGCCATGCCGGCGACAGCTGTGGTGGCGCGTGAAGTGGCCGAAGCGTATGCGGCGCCGGGGCAGATCGGCAACCATCCCGTGGGCACGGGGCCGTTCCTGGTGAAGGAATGGAAGCGCAGCGACAAGATCGTGCTGCAAGCCAATCCGACTTTCCGTGCCACCGTGTTCCATACGGAAGCCAGGGCGCTGGCCGCCTTGCCGGTCGATGCGCGCGCCATCGCCGCTTCGCTGGAAGGCCAGCGCTTGCCCCTGGTCGAGCGCATCGAGGTGCGCATCGTTGAAGAATATCAATCGCGCATGCTGGGTTTCCTGAAAGGCGAATTCGACTACCTGGAGCAAGTGCCGGAATCGATGACGGACATGGTGCTGGAAAATGGCGCGCTGAAGCCGGCGCTGGCCGCCAAGGGCTTGCAGCTGACGCGTTTTCCCGTGCTGCAAACATATTACATGTGGATGAATATGGACGATCCCGTGTTGGGCGGCACGAGCAAGGACAAGCTGGCCCTGCGGCGCGCCATTGCCCTCAGCTACAACAGCCGCGAAGACATCGCGCTGTTGAAGAAAGGCCTGGCCTTGCCGGCGCAGTCGCCGCTGCCGCCCAATGTGCTCGGTTACGACAGGAGCTACCGCAGCCCGGTCGGCTACGATCCCGTGCTGGCGCGCGCGCTGCTGGATCGCTTTGGCTACAAGGCGGGCGCTGACGGTTTCCGCACGCAGCCCGATGGCAGGCCCTTGACCTTGACCATGCACACGGAGCCGAGCACGGTGGGACGCCTGCGCGATGAACTGTGGCGGCGCAACCTGAACGCCATCGGCTTGCGGGTGGAATTTAAAAGCGACAAGAAGACGGAAATCATCAAGGCGTCGCGCCTGGGCAAGGTGCAGATGTTCGAGACCAACTGGATCGCCGACTTCCCCGATGGCGATAACTTTATGCAATTGTTGTATGGTGGCAACGTTGGCCGCGCCAACTATGCCCGTTTCAACTTGCCCGATTACAATAAACGCTATGAGGAGGCGCGCCTGCTATCCGATACGCCGCGCCGACGCAGTCTGTACTTCGACCTGTTTCAGCTGATCCACGCATACACGCCGTGGGTGCTGCTGACACATCCCATCTCTGCCGACCTGCAGCAACCGTGGCTAAAAAACTACAGGCGCCACCCCGTGGAATTCACGTCCTGGCGCTACCTGGACGTCGATCCCGCCAAGGGCCGCCCTGCAGGCAAGTGA
- a CDS encoding nucleoside recognition domain-containing protein: MALNYIWSGFFLVGFLAAVLQWLFLGDTDIFKRIIDGTFETARMGVMDIALPLAGVMTLWLGIMNIGEKAGIVGWLAKVIAPFFSRIFPEIPKDHPATGHMVMNFSANLLGLDNAATPFGLKAMESLQTLNPNKEEATNAQIMFLVLHTSGLTLIPLAIMAQRSILGAADPSDIFIPCMIATYVATMVGIITVSIKQRINLLNRVVLGWMGGMTSAIVAMIWYFTQYLTKQEIELVSKVVSNLVLISVIAIFIIGALRKKVNVYDAFIEGAKGGIQTSITVIPYLVGMLVAISVIRNAGVFNFMMSGMNWFFANLGINTDFVPALPTAMMKPLSGSGSKAMMIDAMNTYGVDSFVGRLACVFQGSADTTFYIVALYFGSVGIRKTRYAITAGLIADLAGVVTAVFVAYVFFH, encoded by the coding sequence ATGGCACTTAATTACATCTGGTCCGGCTTTTTCCTCGTTGGCTTCCTGGCCGCAGTGCTGCAGTGGCTATTTCTCGGCGATACCGATATCTTCAAACGCATCATCGATGGCACGTTCGAAACGGCACGCATGGGCGTGATGGATATCGCCCTGCCGCTGGCGGGCGTGATGACCTTGTGGCTGGGCATCATGAACATCGGTGAAAAGGCAGGCATCGTCGGCTGGCTGGCGAAAGTGATCGCGCCCTTCTTTTCGCGCATCTTCCCGGAAATTCCCAAGGACCATCCAGCGACCGGCCACATGGTGATGAATTTTTCGGCCAACCTGCTGGGACTGGACAATGCGGCCACGCCCTTCGGCTTGAAGGCCATGGAAAGCCTGCAGACCTTGAACCCGAACAAGGAAGAGGCGACGAATGCACAAATCATGTTTCTGGTGCTGCATACCTCGGGCCTGACCCTGATCCCGCTGGCCATCATGGCGCAGCGCTCCATCCTCGGCGCGGCCGACCCGTCCGACATCTTTATCCCCTGCATGATCGCCACCTATGTCGCCACCATGGTCGGCATCATCACGGTGTCCATCAAGCAACGCATCAACTTGCTCAACAGGGTCGTGCTGGGCTGGATGGGCGGCATGACGAGCGCTATCGTGGCCATGATCTGGTACTTCACGCAATACCTGACGAAACAGGAAATCGAGCTGGTGTCGAAAGTGGTAAGCAACCTGGTATTAATCAGCGTCATCGCCATTTTCATCATCGGCGCCCTGCGCAAGAAAGTGAACGTGTATGACGCCTTCATCGAAGGGGCGAAGGGCGGCATCCAGACCTCGATTACCGTGATTCCCTACCTGGTCGGCATGCTGGTGGCCATCAGCGTGATCCGCAATGCAGGCGTATTCAATTTCATGATGAGCGGCATGAACTGGTTCTTCGCCAACCTGGGCATCAATACGGATTTCGTGCCCGCCCTGCCGACGGCCATGATGAAGCCGCTCAGCGGCTCCGGCTCGAAAGCCATGATGATCGATGCCATGAATACCTACGGCGTCGACTCCTTCGTCGGCCGCCTGGCCTGCGTGTTCCAGGGCTCGGCCGACACCACCTTCTATATTGTGGCCCTGTACTTCGGCTCGGTGGGCATCCGCAAGACGCGCTATGCGATCACGGCCGGCCTCATCGCGGATCTCGCTGGCGTGGTCACGGCCGTCTTTGTCGCCTACGTCTTTTTCCACTAA
- the dacB gene encoding D-alanyl-D-alanine carboxypeptidase/D-alanyl-D-alanine-endopeptidase, with protein sequence MFRPILIAALLAGIGLSNAQAQLPESVSLLLRSASIPEDAMGAIVLRGNTTVLSHGAGRSMQPASTMKLVTTAVGLEQLGPIFRGRTELRTSADVINGVLKGDLILRGGADTDFNADVLAHMLQTLRNQGIVKIKGDLILDRQLFQPARPDIGALPFDESAEFRYNVIPDALLLNTNLLDINMNSTDRQLSILMQPPLENVSIISDMKLIKGSCARWEDGWRPPEYRRDASGKLQVILHGTFPQNCSKATSINVLDRNDYADRLFRATWKRLGGTITGTVREAPFTGLPPTAEPVGTRMLADHVARALPEVLRDINKTSDNTLARTLFLSLGSLQSDGWLGSRPVAMAAPEDTASRARLVIQEWFQRHNIDTQGMLVDNGSGLSRTGRIAPAQLAGVLQAMQQSPWAPEFQSSLPIVALDGTMRKRLLNSQAAARARIKTGTLKNVVAIAGYVPDANNQLCVVVAMINSDLVGNGNGRAAVDALIEWVARSGATPVVAGQ encoded by the coding sequence ATGTTTCGTCCCATCCTCATCGCCGCCTTGCTGGCTGGCATCGGCCTGTCCAATGCACAGGCGCAATTGCCCGAATCCGTCAGCCTGCTGCTGCGCAGCGCGAGTATCCCCGAAGACGCCATGGGCGCCATCGTCTTGCGCGGCAACACCACCGTGCTGTCGCACGGCGCCGGGCGCAGCATGCAGCCCGCGTCCACCATGAAGCTGGTGACGACGGCCGTGGGCCTGGAGCAATTGGGTCCCATCTTCCGCGGCCGCACCGAGTTGCGCACCAGCGCCGACGTCATCAATGGCGTGCTGAAGGGCGACTTGATCCTGCGCGGCGGCGCCGACACGGATTTCAACGCGGACGTGCTGGCACACATGCTGCAAACCCTGCGCAACCAGGGCATTGTGAAAATCAAGGGTGACCTGATCCTGGACCGCCAGCTATTCCAGCCGGCCCGGCCGGACATTGGCGCACTGCCCTTCGACGAGTCGGCCGAATTCCGCTACAACGTCATCCCCGATGCCTTATTGCTGAATACCAATTTGCTCGATATCAACATGAACTCGACGGACCGGCAATTGAGCATCCTCATGCAGCCGCCGCTTGAGAATGTCAGCATCATCAGCGACATGAAACTCATCAAGGGTAGTTGCGCCCGGTGGGAAGATGGCTGGCGCCCGCCCGAGTATCGGCGCGATGCGAGCGGCAAGCTGCAGGTGATACTGCACGGTACCTTCCCGCAAAATTGCAGCAAGGCCACCAGCATCAATGTGCTCGATCGCAACGACTATGCGGACCGGCTGTTTCGTGCGACCTGGAAACGCCTGGGTGGCACGATCACGGGCACGGTGCGCGAAGCGCCGTTTACGGGCTTGCCGCCGACGGCCGAGCCGGTCGGTACGCGCATGCTGGCCGACCACGTGGCGCGCGCCTTGCCAGAGGTCTTGCGCGATATTAACAAGACATCCGACAATACCCTGGCCCGCACGCTGTTCCTGAGCCTGGGCAGCCTGCAAAGCGATGGCTGGCTGGGTAGCCGCCCCGTTGCCATGGCGGCACCGGAAGACACGGCCAGCCGGGCGCGGCTAGTCATCCAGGAATGGTTCCAGCGACACAATATCGATACCCAGGGCATGCTGGTCGACAACGGTTCCGGCCTGTCGCGCACAGGACGCATTGCGCCGGCGCAACTGGCTGGCGTGCTGCAAGCGATGCAGCAAAGTCCGTGGGCGCCCGAGTTCCAGTCCAGCCTGCCCATCGTGGCGCTGGACGGCACCATGCGCAAGCGCCTGTTGAACAGCCAGGCCGCCGCGCGCGCGCGCATCAAGACGGGCACATTAAAAAATGTGGTGGCCATCGCCGGCTATGTACCCGATGCCAACAACCAGCTGTGCGTAGTGGTTGCCATGATCAATAGCGACCTGGTGGGCAATGGCAATGGCCGCGCCGCCGTCGATGCGCTGATCGAGTGGGTGGCCAGGAGCGGTGCCACGCCGGTGGTCGCCGGCCAATAA
- a CDS encoding sodium-dependent transporter: protein MKQQAQGSGLTLKRAGFTTGFGVLAATLGSAVGLGNIWKFPYLTGANGGAGFLLIYLLATLLVGLPVMIAEITLGRRAKVNPISTMEQLAPKGKPWWLVGVIGMVAAFLIVAFYSEVVGWVFAYIAKAIDGSILSSDKLVTEAAFASLISNPLQSLLWQWGVLLFIGGILMLGVTKGIEAIAKKLMPLLFLLLLLLCAVSLSLDKAGEGLAFLFRPDFSKLTASVVLTAMGLAFFKLSVGMGTMMTYGSYFRDDQNIPVTTLRVMAADLGVSMLAGIAIFPAVFTFGFAPSAGPSLVFITIPAVFSQIPMGQVLMVVFFILAAVAATGAMLSLMEVPVVIFHERFGWTRAKATVVTMLLLAMLGSVCALSNSTLADFKLFNLNMFNLFDFVSSNIFLPVGGIAIALFTGWAWGKQHFIDAIGNHGQLQNKALAHVLLFLLRFVSPVLILIVMLKGLKVF from the coding sequence ATGAAACAACAAGCTCAAGGATCAGGCCTGACCCTGAAACGAGCTGGCTTTACCACTGGCTTCGGCGTGCTCGCCGCCACCCTCGGCTCCGCAGTCGGTCTCGGCAACATCTGGAAATTCCCCTATCTGACGGGTGCCAATGGGGGCGCCGGCTTCCTGCTCATCTATTTGCTCGCCACCCTATTAGTGGGATTGCCCGTGATGATCGCGGAAATTACCCTGGGGCGCCGGGCCAAGGTCAATCCCATCTCGACCATGGAACAACTGGCACCGAAGGGCAAGCCCTGGTGGCTAGTTGGTGTGATCGGCATGGTCGCAGCCTTCCTGATCGTCGCGTTCTACTCGGAAGTGGTCGGCTGGGTGTTTGCCTATATCGCCAAGGCCATCGATGGCTCCATCCTCAGCAGCGACAAGCTGGTGACGGAAGCGGCCTTCGCTTCACTGATCAGCAATCCCCTGCAATCGCTGTTGTGGCAATGGGGCGTGCTGCTGTTTATCGGCGGCATCCTGATGCTGGGCGTGACCAAGGGCATCGAGGCGATCGCCAAGAAGCTGATGCCGCTGCTATTTCTGTTACTACTGCTGCTATGTGCGGTCAGCCTGTCGCTGGATAAAGCGGGCGAAGGCCTGGCCTTTTTGTTCCGCCCGGACTTCAGCAAGCTGACGGCTTCCGTCGTGTTGACCGCGATGGGCCTGGCCTTCTTCAAGTTATCTGTCGGCATGGGCACGATGATGACCTACGGCAGCTATTTCCGCGATGATCAGAATATCCCCGTCACGACTTTGCGCGTGATGGCTGCCGACCTCGGTGTATCGATGCTGGCTGGCATCGCCATCTTCCCCGCCGTGTTCACGTTTGGCTTCGCCCCCAGCGCGGGACCGTCGCTGGTGTTCATCACCATCCCCGCCGTGTTTTCGCAAATTCCCATGGGGCAAGTTCTGATGGTGGTGTTCTTCATCCTGGCCGCAGTCGCCGCCACGGGCGCGATGCTGTCGCTGATGGAAGTGCCCGTGGTGATCTTCCATGAACGCTTTGGCTGGACACGTGCCAAGGCTACGGTTGTGACCATGCTGCTGCTGGCCATGCTCGGTTCCGTATGCGCGCTGAGTAACAGCACCCTGGCGGACTTCAAGCTGTTTAATTTGAACATGTTTAATCTGTTCGACTTCGTCTCGTCGAATATCTTCCTGCCCGTGGGTGGGATCGCGATTGCCTTGTTCACAGGCTGGGCCTGGGGCAAGCAACATTTCATCGATGCGATCGGCAATCACGGACAGTTGCAGAACAAGGCCCTGGCGCATGTGCTGCTGTTCCTGCTGCGCTTTGTCTCGCCCGTGCTGATCCTGATCGTGATGCTGAAAGGTTTGAAGGTTTTCTAA